From Erinaceus europaeus chromosome 9, mEriEur2.1, whole genome shotgun sequence, one genomic window encodes:
- the LOC132540290 gene encoding olfactory receptor 13G1-like: protein MNSTFVTEFLILGLTQKPELQGVLFIVFFCIYNIAFFGNMLIIIAIIYNTTLHTPMYILLLALAVVDIICTTSIIPKMLEVMLTSGNTISFGGCMTQLYFFTWSLGAEMVLFTTMAYDRYVAICFPLHYSAVMNRHTCVVLLSIVMVIAVTNSCVHTGLILRLSFCGPNTIDHFFCEIPPLLSLSCTPVRVNEVMVYVADITLAVGDFTLTCISYGFIIAAILRIRTAEGKKKAFSTCSSHLIVVSLYYSPVIYTYIRPASSYSFERDKIVTALYTLVTPTLNPIVYSFRNKEMQTGIRKVFAFLKQQ, encoded by the coding sequence ATGAATAGTACCTTTGTCACTGAATTTCTGATTCTGGGTCTCACCCAGAAGCCTGAGCTCCAGGGAGTCCTCTTTATTGTTTTCTTCTGTATCTACAACATAGCTTTTTTTGGAAATATGCTAATTATCATTGCCATAATCTATAACACCACCTTGCACACCCCCATGTACATTCTCCTCCTGGCCTTGGCTGTTGTGGACATCATCTGTACCACAAGCATCATCCCCAAGATGCTGGAGGTCATGCTGACCTCAGGAAACACCATTTCCTTTGGAGGCTGCATGACTCAGCTCTACTTCTTCACGTGGTCCCTGGGGGCTGAGATGGTGCTCTTCACCAccatggcctatgaccgctatgtaGCCATCTGCTTCCCTCTTCACTACAGTGCAGTTATGAACAGACACACGTGTGTGGTCTTGCTCAGCATTGTCATGGTGATTGCAGTCACCAACTCTTGTGTCCACACAGGTCTCATTTTAAGACTGAGTTTCTGTGGGCCAAACACCATTGACCACTTCTTCTGTGAGATACCCCCACTACTATCTTTGTCCTGCACCCCGGTGAGAGTCAATGAGGTGATGGTGTACGTTGCAGACATCACCCTGGCTGTGGGTGACTTCACCCTCACCTGCATCTCCTATGGCTTCATCATTGCTGCCATTCTCCGCATCCGCACTGCAGAAGGCAAGAAGAAGGCCTTCTCTACCTGCTCCTCCCACCTCATAGTGGTGTCCCTCTACTATTCCCCTGTCATCTACACCTACATCCGGCCTGCTTCCAGCTACTCCTTTGAAAGGGACAAGATAGTGACTGCCCTCTACACTCTtgtgacccccactctcaacccgATTGTGTACAGTTTCCGGAACAAGGAGATGCAGACAGGGATTCGGAAAGTCTTTGCATTTCTGAAACAACAGTGA